The window CCTCCTTATATCATATTGCTGATATCACTTTTTATCCTGCAGGTATTTATTCTGCATACTAAAAGTTTTGAGGTATTGTTTCCCCACTTTCTGGCATCTCTTTTTTATGTTCACAATATTGTTTACAATGAAGGATCTGCCATAAATCCTGTATTGTGGACACTGGAAATAGAAATCCAATTTTACATTCTCGCTCCTGTTTTTGCACTTCTTTTCAAGGCCAATAAAATAGTCAGGAGAAGTTGTCTTTTTATATTAATCTTTTTTTGGAACAATATCAATTTTATTCATTTTGAATTCAAAAGCCTATTGGGATACTTATAATACTCCCCATCCTTAGGACAGTATTTAACAAAATTTAAGATATTTTTTTTCAATTTTTGGGCTAAAATTGTTAATAACTTTTTGGCCC of the Chryseobacterium shigense genome contains:
- a CDS encoding acyltransferase family protein, which produces MYSLNLLQRVTAGGKKILYIDGLRFFCVITVFIEHFIDYYCDKNLFFAENYTVINYKYIGSTGIYLFFSISGFIIGLPFIRQYVYKQGTVSIKDYFIRRLTRLEPPYIILLISLFILQVFILHTKSFEVLFPHFLASLFYVHNIVYNEGSAINPVLWTLEIEIQFYILAPVFALLFKANKIVRRSCLFILIFFWNNINFIHFEFKSLLGYL